In Plasmodium gaboni strain SY75 chromosome 7, whole genome shotgun sequence, the following are encoded in one genomic region:
- a CDS encoding putative transcription initiation factor IIA subunit 1 — protein sequence MSLLSDSDLKEIHKKIIDSTIKNCGQFYNARILEAIKMRWIKIYEQKLRNKELGLASNKKENKNSKIQLSDDFDDDEFEDADVEEKEIVEFQEEVENDPAEEDELNDLDNISISDLSDVDPETNNIIIGVCDKISKPCGRRNVGSNWKIKLKGGLMKIDGKEMFFHGLQGELEF from the exons atgtCTTTATTAAGTGATTCTGATTTAAAGGAAATTCATAAAAAGATTATTGACA gcacaataaaaaattgtGGGCAGTTTTATAATGCAAGAATATTGGAAGCAATAAAAATG aggtggataaaaatatatgagCAAAAATTAAGAAACAAG GAACTTGGATTAGCCTC gAACAAAAAGGAAAACAAAAATAGCAAAATACAATTAAGCG acGATTTTGATGATGACGAATTTGAAGATGCCGATGttgaagaaaaagaaatagTAGAGT TTCAAGAAGAAGTTGAAAATGATCCAGCGGAAGAAG ATGAATTAAATGATCTGGACAATATTTCCATAAGCGATTTAAGTGACGTTGACCCAGAAactaataatataataataggAGTTTGTGATAAG ATATCTAAACCTTGTGGTAGAAGAAATGTTGGAAGTAACTGGAAAATTAAACTTAAAGGTGGACTTATGAAG ATTGATGGGAAGGAAATGTTTTTTCACGGTTTACAAGGAGAATTGGAATTTTAA
- a CDS encoding hypothetical protein (conserved Plasmodium protein, unknown function), translating to MKVWGVSFFVAALAALIKEKVDCIEISASEISPHETKSTNSSLFQGETKFDESLKNFFKQNNKNEEEIERDNFFDENKNFIRGEILSDMNSKFLVDVINNSTLNFLENLNADNEGENKDYQIELEENCSPFYCEKIMKAKEIERIDDTTNMSDNINGNNMNNINGNNMNDNVMNFESNMEEKQNINENERNIKLHDNNNSNNVDNNLVRNMNIIQEFYNYDDDNNNNSYSDDGVDALYERSLEDGNDKQRIVLTDGNNVYVLEEIKQSDNNNSTMNKDENDINKITNVEQEIKMHIPSDEKYNEDNLLENFMNYLNLEDSLLNNIDDVMNIQTDRETDIHPHNNTNDSNNNNKENSYYDNSHYDNSHYDNSYDSNISNKEQNNDQSFFDDNIFNLSEEELSKKIFDDIKMNSEDKIECHNFSDNEDKCNSFKKCTYVNIDNKDTCFLDYNYMLFLKNNNCALQSKSSLLSISKDLLKNDIISRQMFQLLRNSNNNNFICDTVTYSFLTNVVDNTNYEEIFS from the exons atgAAAGTGTGGGGAGTTTCCTTTTTTGTTGCTGCACTTGCTGCTCTTATCAAAGAAAAAGTTGATTGTATTGAAATTAGTGCGAGTGAGATATCACCTCATGAAACTAAATCAACAAACTCTTCACTATTTCAAGGTGAAACAAAATTTGATGAGTCACTTAAGAACTTTTTCAAACAGAACAATAAGaatgaagaagaaataGAAAGAGATAATTTCTTTGATGAGAACAAAAACTTTATAAGAGGAGAAATATTATCAGATATGAATAGTAAGTTCCTTGTTGATGTAATTAACAATAGTACTTTGAATTTTTTAGAAAATTTAAATGCAGATAATGAAGGTGAGAATAAAGATTATCAAATAGAACTTGAAGAAAATTGTTCTCCATTTTATTGTGAGAAAATTATGAAGGCAAAGGAAATTGAAAGAATAGATGATACAACAAATATGTcagataatataaatggtaataatatgaataatataaatggtaataatatgaatgataatGTTATGAATTTTGAATCTAATATGgaagaaaaacaaaacatAAATGAAAACGAAAGAAACATAAAACTACACgacaataataatagtaataatgTGGATAATAATTTAGTAAGGAATATGAACATCATTCAagaattttataattatgatgatgataataataataatagttaCAGTGATGATGGTGTAGATGCTTTATATGAACGATCTTTAGAAGATGGAAATGATAAACAAAGAATTGTTTTAACTGATGGAAATAATGTTTATGTTCTAGAAGAAATTAAACAaagtgataataataactCAACAATGAATaaagatgaaaatgatataaataaaatcaCAAATGTTGAACAAGAAATTAAAATGCATATACCATCagatgaaaaatataatgaagataatctattagaaaattttatgaattatttaaatttgGAAGATTCtcttttaaataatattgatgaTGTAATGAATATACAAACTGATAGAGAAACAGACATACACCCACATAACAATACAAAtgatagtaataataataataaggagaattcttattatgataattctcattatgataattctcattatgataattcttatgattcaaatatttcaaacaaagaacaaaataatgaCCAATCCTTTTTTGATGATAATATCTTTAATCTAAGTGAAGAAgaattatcaaaaaaaattttcgATGACATAAAAATGAACAGTGAAGATAAAATCGAATGTCATAATTTTTCAGATAATGAAGATAAATGTAAtagttttaaaaaatgcacctatgtaaatattgataataagGATACATGCTTCCTtgattataattatatgctcttcttaaaaaataataactGTGCCTTACAATCAAAATCATCTTTGTTATCTATATCGAAGGATTTATTaaa GAATGATATTATAAGCAGACAAATGTTTCAACTATTAAGGAATAGCAATAACAACAATTTTATTTGTGATACTGTCACTTATTCTTTCTTAACAAATGTAGTTGATAATACAAACTatgaagaaatattttcataa
- a CDS encoding hypothetical protein (conserved Plasmodium protein, unknown function), with translation MIKNVKNISVIGNNLDSLSLCYFLQCKKLNVNLLLTNKSKNSINSYHHKKNVIEKGHYTFALSDESYLSLSLLKKLHLKPKVVERNRYSNNISFLDVKERKYKINKYLFRIIYNLLKDYFSNKSINVGKNETLNNFLLKHFDKKICENLITPYCYHYFNYSPQNVLMRSFFPHFVEKIEGKKSLIKFFFSKKASLSISKKQKIFRFMGGNNVLTSALVEHLKLKDNMRIINNNNNIQIKVKQNRTRLLLGREVIKCNEIILCLNPLELKYFLKKSKMEKKKKHILLQYLSKYDTSKIRITNVCFKKNVLPLSHSLESLLLVKKNEKHKIISLLYDSNIFPNCIPREEEDDKDIFQTRLRFLSTECDHTLSTNEINYFLQNILKIKEKPDLVVGNTHHVFAFNKNVDVKFKKLINKYLKRIKIFWSFCFFKNLEYCLRQAKEFSES, from the exons atgataaaaaatgttaaaaatataag CGTAATTGGTAATAACTTAGATTCATTATCACtatgttattttttacaatGTAAAAAGTTAAATGTGAACCTACTATTAAcaaataaaagtaaaaacTCTATAAATTCCTATcatcataaaaaaaatgtaattGAAAAGGGACATTATACTTTTGCTCTCAGTGATGAGTCTTACTTATCTCTATCCCTtctaaaaaaattacatttAAAGCCAAAAG TTGTTGAGCGTAATAGATATTCAAACAACATTTCCTTTTTGGATGTGAAGGAAAGAAAGTACAAgattaataaatatttatttagaataatttataatttgttGAAGGATTATTTTTCCAATAAGTCTATAAATGTTGGCAAG aATGAAACtttgaataattttttacTTAAACATTTTGATAAGAAAATATGTGAAAATTTGATCACTCCGTACTGTTACCATTATTTTAATTACTCCCCCCAAAATGTGTTGATGAG aTCTTTCTTTCCTCATTTTGTTGAAAAGATAGAAGGTAAGAAATCTTTAAtaaagttttttttttcaaaaaagGCGTCGTTATCTATTTCGAAGAAGCAAAAAATATTTCGATTTATGGGAGGGAACAATGTATTAACAAG TGCCTTAGTAGaacatttaaaattaaaagataacatgagaataataaacaataataataatattcaaataaaagTGAAACAAAATAGGACAAGG TTGTTGCTGGGTAGAGAAGTTATAAAATGCAATGAAATCATTTTATGTCTCAATCCTTTGgaattaaaatattttttaaaaaagtcaaaaatggaaaaaaaaaaaaaacatattttgCTTCAATATTTATCAAAATATGACACTAGCAAAATAAGGATAACAAATGTgtgttttaaaaaaaatgtattgCCTCTCTCTCATTCGTTg GAATCACTACTGTTAGTTAAAAAGAATGAAAAACACAAAATCATTTCACTTTTATATGATAGTAATATATTCCCCAATTGTATTCCAAGAGAAGAGGAGGATGATAAGGATATTTTTCAAACACg CTTAAGATTTTTAAGCACAGAATGTGACCACACCTTATCAACtaatgaaataaattacttccttcaaaatattttaaaaataaaagaaaaaccAGATCTg GTTGTTGGTAATACCCATCACGTCTTTgcatttaataaaaatgtcGACGTtaaattcaaaaaattaattaacaaatatttaaagaggataaaaatattctggtcgttttgtttttttaaaaatttgGAATATTGTTTGCGACAAGCAAAGGAATTTAGCGAgtcataa